CCATCACCATGTCGACGCCGGCGATGATGGCCTGCGGGCAATCGCTGTTGGTGCAGTCCCTGGGCGAGTCGCTGTTGTTCTTGGTGATCTGCCCGATGCCGTTCCAGTCGGAGATGACGAAGCCGTCGAAGCCCATCTTGGTCTTCAGCACGTCCGTCAGCAGGTACTTGCTGCCGTGCATCTTGTAGGCCTTGGCGGTTTCGGGCTGGTCCGCGTCCTGCCAGCTGTTGAACGAGGCCATGACCGTCTGGGCCCCGGCCGCGAGCGCGGGGAAGTAGCCGCGGCCATGGATGGTGCGCAGCTCCTTCTCGGTGACGCGGGTGATGCCCTGATCCTTGCCCTCCTTGGTGCCACCGTCGCCCAGGAAGTGCTTGGCCGAGGCGATCACCTTCTGGTTCGCCTTCGCGTCCTTGCCGAGCTGGCCCTGGAGTCCCTCGATGATCTTCCCGGCGTAGGCCTCGACGATGGCGGGGTCCTCGGAGTAGCCCTCGTAGGTGCGGCCCCAGCGGTCGTCGCGCACGACGGCGAGCGTCGGCCCGAAGGCCCAGTCCAGACCCGTCTGGGCCACTTCGCGCGCCGTCACCTCGCCGATGCGCTTCATCAGCTCGGGATCATTCGCGGCGCCCAGGCCGATGTTGTGCGGGAACAGGGTGGCGCCCTTCACGTTGTTGTGGCCGTGAACGGCATCCACGCCCCAGATGATGGGGATGCGGTGGGGGTTGCTCGGGTCCATCGAGGCCTCCCACAGCTGGTCGGCCAGCGTGTACCACTCCTCCACGGTGGAGCTCTTCTTGGCGTTGGGCCACGAGCCACCGCCGTTGAGCACCGAGCCGAGGTGGTACTGCTTCACCTCGTCGGGGGTGACGTGGCCGATCTCCACCTGGGTGATCTGCCCGACCTTCTCCTCGAGCGACATGCCGGCCAGCAGGGTGTCGACCTTGGCCTCGATCGCGGGATCCTTGGGGATGGCGCTCTGGACGGGCGTCCAGTCGTCGGTGGGCTGGGTACCCGCGTCCGTGCCCGCGTCGGTGGGATTGTTGGTCCCCGCGTCGTCGGGCCCCGGGGTGGGCTCGGGGTCCTTACAGGCCGCGAGCGTCAACATCAGGACAGCGGCGAGCGAGACACTCTTCCGCAGAGAGAACGACCATTCCATTGACATCTCCAGTGTGTCGGGCGCGCCGACGCCGCTGACGCGAGGGAATGGAGGCCCCTGCTGTCGGCGGCGGATCAACGCGGGAGGGTCAACCTAGAAGGAGATGAAAGCGCTTGCAACAAGGTGGACTCGTGACGAGGTGCGTCGAAATCACGCCGGCCGATCGAGGCCAGGCCCCTCCCCACCACGGGTGAATCGTCTGGTTTCGGACTCGCATGGGGCGCGGCGGCCCGGCCCCGCCGCGGCCCCGGGGCTCCTCATGCCGCGCGCTTGTTGCTCACGTGCTGGAGCACGGGCTTGTGAGTCGAAGGCAACCAGAGCAGCGGAAAGCCGATGGTCGGGTAGCGGGAGATCATCTCCCGGAGGTCGCGGGACATGCTGAGGACCATCGTCACCCCCATGACCAGGAGCAGGCCGTGGTGGAGCGCGGGCTGGAGCGACGAGGGCAACAGCGACAGGGGAAGCACCAGGAGGAACAGCGCGCACTCGGGCGTCAGCCAGAGGGGCGGCTTGTTGACGAGCTGGCGCGCATGGACGCTCACCGTGAGGCTGCTCATGGCGATGGCGACCAGGGCCCGGGCGGAGAAGACATCGCTCCAATGCTGGAGCCAGGCCACGTACAGGCCGAGGATGAGCGTTGGCGCGGTGAGGATGCGCACGTAGAAGCGGAGGGAGGAGAGCGGCGAGCGGTACATGAGCACGAGGTCTCGCAACAGGGACCAGAGGCCGACGCCGAAGGCCAGGAGGCTCAGCAGGGAGTAGGTGAGCTGGAAGCCGGGCGTGTCGAGAACCGCCACGCCGTGGACGCAGACGGACAGCCCCAGGAACAGACAGAAGACATAGTTCCAGAGGTGGTTGCCGTAGGGCTCGCGCATGATGCCCGTGGCGAAGTAGCGGCACAGCCCGAGGTAGAAGAAGAGCTGCCCGATGGCGGTGAGCAGGATGTAGGGCAGGAGGAGGACACCCTGGCGGGGACCGAGCTGGGCGATGATGAGCACCGCCATCGCGGAGTTCACGACGTCGACCCAGTGGTCCCAGAAGTGGCGCGCGGTGGACTGTGTTCCGTTGCGCCGGGCGAGTGTGCCGTCCATGGTATCCAGACAGAAGTGGAGCACGCGGCAAACGACCCAGAGCGCATACATCCACCGGGCGCGCTCGAAGGTATGGACGGCGACGAGCAGGAACAGATGGAGCAGCAGCCCGGGAACGCCGAGGATGACGGGGGAGAGCCTGTAGGGGAGGTGGTGGACGGCGAAGTACCGGCAAGCCTCCCGGACGGACCGGATGAGGGCATCCTCCTCCAGGCGCTTGTAGCTCTGTTGCGTATCGAGGACCAACACATGGGGTTCCAACGCCTGTGCTTGCGGCTTGCTCATCGCGATGCTCTCGGTGTTCGTGCGCCACGGGCCGGTTTCGTTGCCCGGGCGAGTCGAACAATCGCGGAGGAGAGGGCTCGGGCGCGGTGCGCCACGTCACACCAGGGCTGTGGGCTGCGTCACAGCTCAGTCGAGGAAGCGTCTCCATCAGCGCCAGGCCTCACTCTCGGTGAGGCGAAGCAACGCGTAGCGTGGTGGCTCCACGGACACCGTGGTTCGCGGAGGACCTTCCGGTTGCGCATCGTGCGAACTGGTCCGACTGTCGGACCAGTTGCTCCCGAGCGCGCCCGGGGACCTCCTCCCTGCCTGGACCTGCCCCACCTGGCTCAGGCGACCGTGCCCTCGGGGAAGTCGATCTGCTCCCACCGGTGGCCGGTCATGATCGCGCGCTGCTCGGCGGCGGCGAGCAGCTCATGCGGGTAGCCGAGCGGGACCGCGGTGATTTCGTCCAGGCGGCGGAGCTGCTCGTCGCTCAGCTGGAGCGTGGCGGCGGCGAGGTTGTCGTCGAGTTGGGCGCGGGTGCGCGGTCCGATGACCGGAAGGACGCCCTTCGCCTTCACCCAGGCGATGGCGACCCGGCCCGGATTGGAGTCGAGCTCCCCGGCGATGGCGGTGAGCGCGTCGAGCACGGGGGCATTGCGCACGGGGTCGTCATGGAGAACGCTTCCCTTCAAGTCGGTCGCGCGGCCCTTCTCGCCCTTGCGGTACTTGCCGGTGAGCAGCCCTCCGCCCATCGGTGACCACCCCATGATGCCCAGGCCGAGGCCATTCGCCATCGGCAGCAGCTCGCGCTCGGCCGTGCGCTGGATGAGGCTGTATTCGAGCTGCACGGCGGCGATCGGTGCCCAGCCCCGCAGGTCGGCCGTATTGGCAGCGGTGGCGACCCGCCACGCCGGGAAGTTGGACAAGCCCCCATAGACAATCTTGCCGGCGCGCACGAGATCATCGAGGCCGCGTGCTATCTCCTCGGCCGGCGTCACGCCGTCGTCCATGTGGACGAAATAGAGGTCGATGCGGTCCGTCTTGAGTCGCTTCAAGCTGGCCTCGACCGACTGCACCATCGCCTTGCGGTTGTTGCCGAGCGCCGCCAGCGACGGTGCCCTCGTGGCGCCGCGACTGTATTTCGAGGCGATGATGAAGTCATCGCGATGGGGCGCGATGAACGCGCCAATCAGTGTCTCGGATTCGCCGAGCTGATAGTTGTCGGCGGTGTCGATGAAGTTGCCGCCCGCCTCGGCATAGCCTCGCAGGATGTTGCGGACTTCGTCCGGCGCGGCGCCATAGCCAAAGGCAGTGCCAAACATTCCAGTGCCGAGAGCCAGCTCCGAGACCTTGAGGCCCGTCCTCTGGCCAAAAATCCTGTAGCGCATTGAGTGCTCCTCTGATTGCGCCCGCGTTGCGCGGGCTGGGTGCGATGCGCGCAAGGTATCGGTTAGGATTTCGGCATGACAAGAACGCACGAAAAAGTGGGGGACTCACCAGAAGGTAAGGGCGTCGAGGTGGTGTCGGACGCCGAGCTCGCCGACTGTGTTGCTCGTGCGGTCAAGGGCACCGAGGAGGCGCTGAGCATGCTGGAGGGGCGCTGGAAGATGATGATCCTCTTCCACCTCTTCGCCCGGCCCGTGCTGCGGTTCTCGGAGCTGGAGCGAGCCATTCCGGCCATCTCGCAGAAGATGCTGAGCCAGCAGCTCCGAGAACTGGAGCGCGATGGAATCGTGCGGCGCACCGTTCATCCCCAGGTGCCACCCAAGGTGGAATACGCCCTGACGGACTGGGGGCGCTCCCTGTGCCCCGTCCTGGACGCTCTCCTGAAGTGGTTGGAGTCGCGAGGCGCCTCGCCGACTGGGTGACGGGACAGCCGTCACCACTGGGTGTGGCGATAGTCCTTGAAGAAGTTGCCCCACACGTACTGTCCGGTGTTCACCGAGGAGATGACCGGATCCACCACGCGCGCGGCGCCGTCGACGATGTCCAGGGGCGGCTGGAAGTCGAGCTCCTGCTGCTTGCGCTCGGCGAGCATCGCCGGGTCCTCGTCGGTGACCCAGCCGGTGTCCACCGCGTTCATGAAGATGCTGTCCTTCGCGTAGTCGGGCGCCGAGGTCAGCGTCATCATGTTCAGCGCGGCCTTCGCCATGTTGGTGTGCGGATGTCTGTCCGTCTTCGTCCCGCGCGAGAAGCTGCCCTCCATGGCCGACACGTTCACGATGTGGCCGGGTGAGGAGCGGTCGCGCGTCATCAGCGGCTTCAGCTTCCCGCAGAGGATGAAGGGCGCCACCGCGTTCACCAGGTGCACCTCGAGCATCTCCGCCGTCGTCACGTCCGCCAGCTTCATCCGCCAGGAGTTCATCTGCCGCAGATCCACCTGCTGGAGATCCGCGTCCAGCCGTCCCTCGGGGAAGAGGGCGCGCGTGTCGCCCTCCTGCTCCATGGCATACGGGAGCAGCGACAGCGCGGCGGACGAGTGGATGCCGAGCGCCGGATCGCTGCTGCGCCACGTGGTCTCGAGCGCCGAGGCCCCAGCGCCGCCTTCACCGAGGGCGGGCCGCACCGCCGCGACGCACGCCTGGTGTCCGGCGAGCAGCGGGCGCGTCTCCTCGGGGAGCTCGTCGAGGGGACGCAGCTCGCCCTCCAGCAGGTGCGCGTAGAAGCCGGGCGGACGGCGCACGGTCTGCGCCGCGTTGTTGATGAGGATGTCCAGCCGGTGGTGCGTCTGCTCCACGTGCCGCGCGAAGAGCTCGACGCTGGGCGCGTGCCTCAGGTCCAGGCCATGGATGTGCAGCCGGTGCGACCACTCCGCGAAGTCGGGCTCTCGCGCGTAGCGATGCGCCGCGTCCTGGGGAAACCGCGTGGTGGCAATCACTCGCGCCCCCGAGCGCAGCAACATCAGTGACGCCTGATAGCCGATCTTCACGCGCGCGCCGGTGATGAGCGCGACCTTCCCGGACAGCGGGGCCCGCTGGGTCCGCTTCGCGTAGTTGAAGTCCGCGCACGTGCCGCACATGGAGTCGTAGAAGAAGTGCAGCTTCCGGAACTCCGCCTTGCAGACGTAGCACCTGCGCGCCACCTCCAGGAGCCGCTCCGGCTCCTCCGTGGGCGGCGGGGGCGGAAGCAGCGGCACCGTGAACACGGCGGTCCGGCGCAGCGTGCGAATCTCGGTCGTCGCGCGCAGGCCCCGGTCGTGCTCGCGCTTCGTCTGCTTGCGCTCGCGCCTCAGCGCCTTCGCCAGCCGGGCCTTCGTGTCGCGATCCGGATGCACCAGGTGGCCCGCGGCGGCCAGCAGGGCGATCCTCTCCGCCTCGGGGAGATTCGTCAGCAGGACACGTTCCTCGCTCATCCTCTGGAGGATGTGCGTGCATCGGCGCACCTCGTCCAGTGACAAGGGGGTCGGCTGCTCGGCGGGCGGTGGCGTCTGGGTGGTCTCGGCGTCCTTCATGCCACCGGTGCATACCCTCAGCGGCGGTGCGCGGAAAGGACAAGGATGGGATCGGGCTCGATGGGCGGGTGGGGGACCGTCCGGCCGAGCGGTCCGGGTCAGACGGCCTCGGAGGGCTCGCCGATGGGGACGTGGTTGCGGCGGCGGCGGTAGTCGGCCGAGGCCTTGTAGACGGCCCTGCGAGCGCGGTTGATGCTCCCCACGGGTGCGTGCTCCGGGAGCGCGTGCCAGGGCGAATAGGAGAGGTTGTCGATCGCCTCGGGCTGGCCAGGGGTGTCGATGTCCTGTCCCGCCGGCAGCTCGAGGGTGGCGACCTGGATGAGCGGTGAGAGCTCCTCGCTCCAGCGCACGGTGGCCTTCTCGAGGGGCATGGACTCCGGGTCCTTCTGGAACTGGAGGAAGAAGTCGAAGCGGGCCCCTCGCTCGAGCAGCCGCCGGCGCAGGTCTCGCCGCAGGTGGTTCGGGCCGCGCTTCTCCTTCGGGACGGGCGGCGGGTCGCAGCTGTCCGCGCGGGGCCGGAGGGCGTATTTGACGAAGCGGTCGCCGAACGCGTAGGGCACCGTGCTCGAGTAGCGGGCGAGCAGGGCGCTGTCCTCTTCCTTCGCCATCTCCTGGAGGATGCGGGCCGTGTCGGGGTGGCTCGCGAGGAAGGCCTCGAAGGCCTCCGCGCTCGCCAGGGAGACCTCGGTGAAGTCGGCGAAGGTCTCGGCGTCATCGACGAAGAAGACATCGTGGTTCTGCAGCACGAAGTCGTGCGTCAGGGCCTGCTCCTCACCCCCGAGGAGCTTGGGACCCGGCACGTCGAGCAGCTTGATGGCCAGTCCGAGGGTGGCGTTCGCGGCATCGGGGATCTGGGGCGAGGTGTCGGAGGAGAAGCGGACCCAGGCGGAGCTCTCCTCCAGGGCGAAGACTCCGACGCGCAGCTCCGCGGGAAGGTCCGGCCGGATGGTGAACACGCCGCGGGCATGACCCTGGGGCTTGAGGAAGACCGGGCGCTGGACGCGGCGATCCAGGCCGACATAGCGGCTCGCCTGGAGGCCGAGGAACAGGTTCTCGAGCCGGGTGATCGCCGCGCGCTCGCGGTCTGACGGGGTCGCCATGGGTCCTCCACACGGGGTAGATGCCGGGGCCTTGGAGTCCCAGGCCGTGAAGACAGAGGGCGCCCGAGGTGGACGTGATGGCGCGCCGGGAGGGATGCGTGCACGGAGGGGGCGCGGCCGAGTGCGCCCACGAGTCACAGGTAGGGATGGCGACTCCAACCAGATGCCCGAGCAAGGGCATGACAAGGAGGACGCCATGAGTCGTCGAGAGCAGATCATCCG
This is a stretch of genomic DNA from Archangium violaceum. It encodes these proteins:
- a CDS encoding aldo/keto reductase, which codes for MRYRIFGQRTGLKVSELALGTGMFGTAFGYGAAPDEVRNILRGYAEAGGNFIDTADNYQLGESETLIGAFIAPHRDDFIIASKYSRGATRAPSLAALGNNRKAMVQSVEASLKRLKTDRIDLYFVHMDDGVTPAEEIARGLDDLVRAGKIVYGGLSNFPAWRVATAANTADLRGWAPIAAVQLEYSLIQRTAERELLPMANGLGLGIMGWSPMGGGLLTGKYRKGEKGRATDLKGSVLHDDPVRNAPVLDALTAIAGELDSNPGRVAIAWVKAKGVLPVIGPRTRAQLDDNLAAATLQLSDEQLRRLDEITAVPLGYPHELLAAAEQRAIMTGHRWEQIDFPEGTVA
- a CDS encoding SDR family NAD(P)-dependent oxidoreductase, giving the protein MKDAETTQTPPPAEQPTPLSLDEVRRCTHILQRMSEERVLLTNLPEAERIALLAAAGHLVHPDRDTKARLAKALRRERKQTKREHDRGLRATTEIRTLRRTAVFTVPLLPPPPPTEEPERLLEVARRCYVCKAEFRKLHFFYDSMCGTCADFNYAKRTQRAPLSGKVALITGARVKIGYQASLMLLRSGARVIATTRFPQDAAHRYAREPDFAEWSHRLHIHGLDLRHAPSVELFARHVEQTHHRLDILINNAAQTVRRPPGFYAHLLEGELRPLDELPEETRPLLAGHQACVAAVRPALGEGGAGASALETTWRSSDPALGIHSSAALSLLPYAMEQEGDTRALFPEGRLDADLQQVDLRQMNSWRMKLADVTTAEMLEVHLVNAVAPFILCGKLKPLMTRDRSSPGHIVNVSAMEGSFSRGTKTDRHPHTNMAKAALNMMTLTSAPDYAKDSIFMNAVDTGWVTDEDPAMLAERKQQELDFQPPLDIVDGAARVVDPVISSVNTGQYVWGNFFKDYRHTQW
- a CDS encoding winged helix-turn-helix transcriptional regulator, with the translated sequence MTRTHEKVGDSPEGKGVEVVSDAELADCVARAVKGTEEALSMLEGRWKMMILFHLFARPVLRFSELERAIPAISQKMLSQQLRELERDGIVRRTVHPQVPPKVEYALTDWGRSLCPVLDALLKWLESRGASPTG
- a CDS encoding CDP-alcohol phosphatidyltransferase family protein produces the protein MSKPQAQALEPHVLVLDTQQSYKRLEEDALIRSVREACRYFAVHHLPYRLSPVILGVPGLLLHLFLLVAVHTFERARWMYALWVVCRVLHFCLDTMDGTLARRNGTQSTARHFWDHWVDVVNSAMAVLIIAQLGPRQGVLLLPYILLTAIGQLFFYLGLCRYFATGIMREPYGNHLWNYVFCLFLGLSVCVHGVAVLDTPGFQLTYSLLSLLAFGVGLWSLLRDLVLMYRSPLSSLRFYVRILTAPTLILGLYVAWLQHWSDVFSARALVAIAMSSLTVSVHARQLVNKPPLWLTPECALFLLVLPLSLLPSSLQPALHHGLLLVMGVTMVLSMSRDLREMISRYPTIGFPLLWLPSTHKPVLQHVSNKRAA